In Sphingomonas sp. LR60, the following are encoded in one genomic region:
- a CDS encoding response regulator, protein MSLSTAPYAVVVEDDPIIMMETTFILEDAGFRVHESFDGHEAVALLGKHWESVVLLFSDVDMPGGMNGFALARHVAEHWPQIEIVIASGHVCPEEGDMPDRATFIPKPFNQRMVHEHLAEIMPDDKKPEPLRKVI, encoded by the coding sequence ATGTCGCTTTCCACCGCCCCCTACGCCGTCGTCGTCGAAGACGATCCTATCATCATGATGGAAACGACCTTCATCCTCGAGGATGCGGGGTTTCGCGTTCACGAAAGCTTCGATGGTCACGAAGCGGTCGCCTTGCTCGGCAAGCATTGGGAAAGCGTCGTGCTGCTGTTCTCCGACGTCGATATGCCCGGCGGGATGAACGGCTTCGCGCTGGCGCGGCATGTCGCCGAACATTGGCCGCAGATCGAGATCGTCATCGCGTCCGGCCACGTCTGTCCCGAAGAAGGTGACATGCCCGACCGGGCGACGTTCATCCCCAAGCCGTTCAACCAGCGGATGGTCCACGAACATCTCGCCGAGATCATGCCCGACGACAAGAAGCCCGAGCCGTTGCGGAAAGTGATCTAA
- a CDS encoding helix-hairpin-helix domain-containing protein, translating to MADTPLVNVNTASAEGLDAIPGLEGHGFDIVRYRGERGRFTDLRQLDEVPGLTGKADDGRASLTVGD from the coding sequence ATGGCCGACACGCCGCTTGTCAACGTGAACACCGCCTCCGCCGAAGGGCTGGACGCGATCCCCGGGCTTGAGGGCCACGGGTTCGATATCGTTCGTTATCGCGGCGAGCGTGGCCGCTTCACCGACCTGCGCCAGCTCGACGAGGTTCCGGGCCTGACCGGCAAGGCCGACGATGGTCGGGCGTCGCTGACGGTCGGCGATTAG
- a CDS encoding pyridoxamine 5'-phosphate oxidase family protein produces the protein MAELTLEELSKKMAKLDFAMLTTQSGDGVTTARPMSNNGDVDYTGDSYFFSYGNSRKVSDIRSVPQVCLSYTGAAGMLGGPPLFVAVEGTAELIDDKAQFEAHWTKDLDRYFPEGIDTPDVMMIKVRADRIRYWDGGDEGELRA, from the coding sequence ATGGCCGAGCTGACGCTGGAAGAGCTGTCGAAGAAGATGGCCAAACTCGACTTCGCGATGTTGACGACGCAGTCGGGTGACGGCGTGACGACCGCCCGCCCGATGAGCAACAACGGCGATGTCGACTATACCGGCGACAGCTATTTCTTCTCGTACGGCAATTCACGCAAGGTTTCGGACATCCGCAGCGTGCCGCAGGTCTGCCTCAGCTACACCGGCGCCGCAGGAATGCTTGGTGGACCGCCGCTGTTCGTCGCAGTCGAGGGCACAGCCGAACTGATCGACGACAAGGCGCAGTTCGAGGCGCATTGGACCAAGGATCTCGACCGCTACTTCCCCGAAGGCATCGACACGCCCGACGTGATGATGATCAAGGTTCGCGCCGATCGCATCCGTTACTGGGACGGCGGCGACGAAGGCGAGCTGCGCGCTTGA
- a CDS encoding acyl-CoA dehydrogenase: MSDLRVRLPAMTRAHRAARDPEDAAALLGLLRLLYEVGREDLPLGRLFEGHVDAVQIVTRYGTPAQHRALAAAIDGGAMLGVWNADLRGEALRLDDERLSGGKSFASGAGILTHALVSVDVAAGRQLVLLDLATAPPSIDRGIWRVAGMQRSESHVVRWQDVSVDPDALIGAPGDYVREPWFSGGALRFTAVQAGGIARLVDGVRDHLVALDRAADPHQAGRLARLFGLAESAAAAVRRASEAWFVDEAARLPLVAAARASVYAAGGEALGLAQEAVGVSALFLEHPLSATITDLAMYLRQPGPDAQRMQVGAAVASGIMRPTL; this comes from the coding sequence GTGAGCGACCTGCGCGTGCGCCTTCCGGCGATGACCCGCGCCCATCGCGCGGCGCGCGATCCGGAAGATGCCGCGGCGCTGCTCGGGCTGTTGCGGCTGTTGTACGAGGTCGGGCGCGAAGACCTGCCGCTCGGTCGATTGTTCGAAGGGCATGTCGACGCGGTGCAGATCGTCACGCGCTATGGCACGCCGGCACAGCACCGTGCGCTGGCCGCGGCGATCGACGGCGGGGCGATGCTCGGTGTCTGGAACGCGGATCTTCGTGGGGAAGCGCTTCGGCTCGACGATGAGCGGCTGAGCGGCGGCAAGAGCTTCGCATCGGGCGCGGGCATCCTGACACACGCGCTGGTCAGCGTCGATGTGGCGGCCGGGCGCCAGTTGGTGTTGCTCGATCTGGCCACTGCCCCACCGTCGATCGATCGCGGCATCTGGCGCGTGGCCGGAATGCAGCGATCGGAGTCGCATGTCGTGCGCTGGCAGGACGTCTCCGTCGACCCCGACGCGCTGATCGGCGCGCCCGGCGACTATGTGCGCGAGCCGTGGTTCAGCGGTGGCGCGCTCCGGTTCACCGCAGTGCAGGCCGGCGGGATCGCGCGGCTGGTCGACGGGGTGCGCGACCATCTGGTGGCGCTCGACCGCGCGGCGGACCCGCATCAGGCCGGTCGACTGGCGCGACTCTTCGGGCTGGCGGAGAGCGCCGCTGCGGCGGTGCGCCGGGCCAGCGAAGCATGGTTCGTCGACGAGGCCGCGCGCCTGCCGCTCGTCGCCGCGGCGCGCGCGTCGGTGTATGCGGCGGGCGGCGAAGCGCTCGGGCTCGCGCAGGAGGCGGTCGGTGTCTCCGCGCTGTTTCTCGAGCATCCGCTCTCCGCGACGATCACCGACCTGGCGATGTACCTGCGCCAACCCGGTCCCGACGCGCAGCGGATGCAGGTCGGCGCGGCGGTCGCGTCCGGTATCATGCGGCCGACTTTGTGA
- a CDS encoding valine--tRNA ligase, translated as MTELPKTFDPAAIESKWYAHWEDKGLFRPDRPNAEPWTIVNPPPNVTGSLHIGHALDNTLQDILTRHARLKGKDALWVVGTDHAGIATQMVVERQMAAAGEKRTDLSREAFVDKVWTWKAESGGQITRQLRRLGCSMDWANERFTMDEGFSKAVLKVFVELHARGLLFRDKRLVNWDPGLGTAISDLEVETREVRGSFWHLRYPLADGSGHIDVATTRPETMLADMAIAVHPEDERYRALVGQQVRLPITGRLIPIVADEHADPALGSGAVKITPGHDFNDFEVGRRAGIEARDMLNMLDAQARVVQTADALIPAEFLGLTTAEARKAVVARLKAEGVLIPHLDKDGVEHDAEARTIQTPYGDRSGVVIEPWLTDQWYVDAATLAKPAIEAVRSGKIKIVPKTWEKTFFNWMENIQPWCVSRQLWWGHRIPAWFADDGRIFVAESAEEAQRQAGDGVALRQDEDVLDTWFSSALWPFATLGWPDAANKPSPLRGEGLGEGLVSHGEAGLGETSAPHPTLSPEGRGLETLHGRYPNDVLISGFDILFFWDARMMMQGIEFMGDVPFKTLYLHGLVRAADGAKMSKSKGNTVDPLGLIDAYGADALRFFMAAMESQGRDIKMDEKRVEGYRNFATKLWNASRFAQANGIGGSTTIEPPVARHAVNKWIVAETVATVQAVDLALADYRFDAAANAIYQFVWSRFCDWYLELIKPVSSAVERGGIDDETKAVAGWVLDQILILLHPFMPFITEELWHALSPRAHELIVAHWPMADARALDPTAVAQIGRAIELVEAVRGARAELNVPPGAKIALHTGAGEVPAEIAPYVERLARVTLTAGEAHGARAPILWGAETFALALDGVIDLDAERQRLQKSLAAAEKERDALAGRLGNASFVERAKPEAVEKARADHAEKSADAERFAAALARLG; from the coding sequence ATGACCGAGCTTCCGAAGACCTTCGACCCCGCCGCCATCGAATCCAAATGGTATGCCCATTGGGAGGACAAGGGCCTGTTCCGCCCCGATCGTCCGAATGCCGAGCCGTGGACGATCGTCAACCCGCCGCCCAACGTGACGGGTTCGCTGCACATCGGCCATGCGCTCGACAATACGTTGCAGGATATCCTGACGCGCCACGCGCGGTTGAAGGGCAAGGATGCGCTCTGGGTGGTCGGCACCGATCACGCCGGGATCGCGACGCAGATGGTGGTCGAGCGGCAGATGGCCGCCGCGGGCGAGAAGCGCACCGACCTGTCGCGCGAGGCGTTCGTCGACAAGGTGTGGACGTGGAAGGCGGAAAGCGGCGGGCAGATCACCCGCCAGCTGCGCCGGCTCGGCTGCTCCATGGACTGGGCGAACGAGCGGTTCACGATGGACGAGGGCTTCAGCAAGGCAGTGCTGAAGGTGTTCGTCGAGCTGCACGCGCGCGGTTTGCTTTTCCGTGACAAAAGGCTGGTCAATTGGGACCCGGGCCTCGGCACCGCGATCAGCGACCTCGAGGTCGAGACGCGCGAGGTGCGCGGCAGCTTCTGGCATTTGCGCTATCCGCTGGCGGATGGCTCGGGCCATATCGACGTCGCGACGACGCGTCCCGAGACGATGCTCGCCGACATGGCGATCGCGGTGCACCCCGAAGACGAGCGTTATCGCGCGTTGGTGGGGCAACAGGTGCGGCTGCCGATCACCGGGCGGTTGATCCCGATCGTCGCGGACGAGCACGCCGATCCGGCGCTCGGCTCGGGCGCGGTGAAGATCACGCCGGGGCATGACTTCAACGACTTCGAGGTCGGCCGCCGCGCCGGGATCGAGGCGCGCGACATGCTCAACATGCTCGATGCACAGGCACGGGTGGTACAGACCGCCGACGCGCTGATCCCGGCCGAGTTCCTGGGGCTGACCACCGCCGAGGCGCGCAAGGCAGTCGTCGCGCGGCTGAAGGCCGAGGGCGTGCTGATCCCGCATCTCGACAAGGACGGCGTCGAACATGACGCCGAAGCGCGCACGATCCAGACGCCTTACGGCGACCGCTCGGGGGTGGTGATCGAGCCGTGGCTGACCGACCAATGGTATGTCGACGCCGCGACGCTCGCCAAGCCGGCGATCGAGGCGGTGCGCTCGGGCAAGATCAAGATCGTCCCGAAGACGTGGGAGAAGACGTTCTTCAACTGGATGGAGAATATCCAGCCGTGGTGCGTGTCGCGGCAATTGTGGTGGGGGCATCGCATCCCGGCGTGGTTCGCCGACGATGGCCGCATCTTCGTCGCCGAGAGCGCCGAGGAGGCGCAGCGCCAAGCGGGTGATGGCGTAGCGCTGCGGCAGGACGAGGACGTCCTCGATACGTGGTTCTCCAGCGCGCTCTGGCCGTTCGCGACTTTGGGGTGGCCCGATGCCGCAAATAAGCCCTCTCCCCTCCGGGGAGAGGGTTTGGGTGAGGGGTTGGTGTCTCACGGAGAGGCCGGTCTCGGTGAGACCTCGGCCCCTCACCCCACCCTCTCCCCGGAGGGGAGAGGGCTAGAAACGCTCCACGGTCGCTACCCCAACGACGTCCTGATCTCCGGCTTCGACATCCTGTTCTTCTGGGATGCGCGCATGATGATGCAGGGCATCGAGTTCATGGGCGATGTGCCGTTCAAGACGCTTTATCTGCACGGGCTGGTCCGCGCGGCCGACGGCGCGAAGATGTCGAAATCGAAGGGCAACACCGTCGATCCGCTCGGGTTGATCGACGCCTATGGCGCGGACGCGCTGCGCTTCTTCATGGCGGCGATGGAAAGCCAGGGCCGCGACATCAAGATGGATGAGAAGCGCGTCGAGGGCTATCGCAACTTCGCGACCAAGCTGTGGAACGCCAGCCGCTTCGCGCAGGCGAACGGCATCGGCGGGTCGACGACGATCGAGCCGCCGGTCGCTCGCCACGCGGTCAACAAGTGGATCGTCGCCGAGACGGTGGCGACGGTGCAGGCGGTCGACCTCGCGCTTGCCGACTATCGCTTCGACGCCGCGGCGAACGCGATCTATCAATTCGTCTGGAGCCGGTTCTGCGACTGGTATCTCGAATTGATCAAGCCTGTCTCGAGCGCAGTCGAGAGGGGCGGGATCGACGACGAGACGAAGGCCGTCGCGGGCTGGGTGCTCGATCAGATCCTGATCCTGCTCCACCCGTTCATGCCGTTCATCACCGAGGAATTGTGGCACGCGCTCAGCCCCCGCGCGCATGAACTGATCGTCGCGCACTGGCCGATGGCCGATGCGCGCGCGCTCGATCCGACAGCGGTGGCGCAGATCGGGCGGGCGATCGAGCTGGTCGAGGCGGTGCGCGGCGCGCGCGCCGAACTCAACGTCCCGCCCGGCGCGAAGATCGCGCTGCACACCGGCGCCGGGGAGGTGCCGGCGGAAATCGCGCCGTATGTCGAGCGGCTGGCACGCGTGACGCTGACCGCGGGCGAGGCGCACGGCGCGCGTGCGCCGATCCTTTGGGGGGCGGAGACGTTCGCGCTCGCACTGGACGGCGTGATCGACCTCGATGCCGAGCGGCAGCGGTTGCAGAAGTCGCTGGCGGCGGCGGAGAAGGAGCGCGATGCGCTCGCCGGGCGGCTGGGGAACGCCAGTTTCGTCGAGCGCGCCAAGCCGGAAGCGGTCGAAAAGGCGCGCGCCGATCATGCCGAGAAGAGCGCCGATGCGGAGCGGTTCGCGGCGGCGCTGGCGCGGCTGGGATAG
- a CDS encoding Gfo/Idh/MocA family protein, whose amino-acid sequence MRVLLIGLGDIARKAYLPVLSRRTDLDLHVATRDGEVLDEVGRTFRIAHRYTSAAEAMRATTFDAAFVHAATVAHGDLVRLLIEYGIPTFVDKPLADNLAEVEALVALAAARATPLMVGFNRRFAPDYAALKSVDASLITMEKHRHRQPDRPRRVVFDDFIHVVDTLLFLAPAPVLRRTIDTHVVDGMLHAITLTLAGDGFTAIGTMHRDSGLDEERLDVIGGGARHTVLNLADRVEARGTQSFHRRGDWHSVGRQRGFEAMCDDFLRAARERRPVDAASLLATHDTCEAIVRHAER is encoded by the coding sequence ATGCGCGTGCTGCTGATCGGATTGGGCGATATCGCCCGCAAGGCGTACCTTCCGGTCCTGTCCCGACGCACCGATCTCGACCTGCATGTGGCGACCCGCGATGGTGAGGTTCTCGACGAGGTCGGCCGCACCTTCCGCATCGCGCATCGCTACACGAGTGCCGCCGAGGCGATGCGCGCGACCACGTTCGACGCCGCCTTCGTCCACGCGGCCACCGTTGCGCATGGCGACCTCGTGCGGCTCCTGATCGAGTACGGCATTCCCACGTTCGTCGACAAGCCGCTCGCCGACAATCTCGCCGAGGTGGAAGCGTTGGTCGCGCTCGCCGCTGCGCGCGCCACCCCGCTCATGGTCGGGTTCAACCGGCGGTTCGCCCCCGATTATGCCGCGCTGAAGAGCGTCGACGCCAGCCTCATCACGATGGAGAAGCACCGCCACCGCCAGCCCGACCGACCCAGGCGGGTCGTCTTCGACGACTTCATCCATGTCGTCGATACCTTGTTGTTCCTCGCGCCGGCGCCGGTGCTCCGCCGCACGATCGACACCCATGTCGTCGACGGAATGCTCCACGCGATCACACTCACGCTGGCGGGCGATGGCTTCACCGCGATCGGCACGATGCATCGCGACAGCGGGCTCGACGAGGAACGGCTCGACGTCATCGGCGGTGGTGCGCGACACACCGTCCTCAACCTCGCCGATCGCGTCGAGGCGCGCGGCACGCAAAGCTTCCATCGCCGCGGCGACTGGCATTCGGTCGGACGGCAACGCGGCTTCGAGGCGATGTGCGACGACTTCCTGCGCGCCGCGCGCGAACGTCGCCCGGTCGACGCCGCCAGCCTGTTGGCGACGCACGACACCTGCGAGGCGATCGTCCGCCACGCGGAACGCTAG
- the mgrA gene encoding L-glyceraldehyde 3-phosphate reductase, with amino-acid sequence MKLPAISLGLWQNFGAADVFETGRAILRRAFDRGVTHFDLANNYGPPYGSAEENFGRVLAADLHPHRDELIISTKAGWDMWPGPYGDIGSSKKYLIASCDQSLKRMGLDYVDIFYSHRVDPTTPLEETMGALVQLHRQGKALYVGISSYEPGLTRQAAKILADEKVPLFIHQPSYSILNRWIERELLATLEELGTGCIAFSPLAQGMLTNKYLGGVPEDARASRGGSLSQTLLTEQNLAAIRALNDIAGARGQTLAQMAIAWVLRDPRVTSALIGARTVEQLDDSLDAVKALDFAADELAAIDKAADDGGLNLWAESSDIDTLPAAQGVPAARYTG; translated from the coding sequence TTGAAGCTTCCGGCGATCAGCCTGGGGCTGTGGCAGAATTTCGGTGCCGCCGACGTGTTCGAAACGGGGCGGGCGATCCTGCGCCGTGCGTTCGATCGCGGCGTCACCCATTTCGACCTCGCCAACAACTACGGCCCGCCCTACGGATCGGCCGAAGAGAATTTCGGGCGCGTGCTGGCCGCCGATCTCCATCCGCATCGCGACGAGCTGATCATTTCGACCAAGGCCGGGTGGGACATGTGGCCCGGCCCGTACGGCGATATCGGATCGTCGAAGAAGTATCTGATCGCCAGTTGCGACCAGAGCCTGAAGCGCATGGGGCTCGACTATGTCGACATCTTCTACTCGCACCGCGTCGATCCGACGACCCCGCTGGAAGAGACGATGGGCGCGCTGGTGCAACTGCACCGGCAGGGCAAGGCATTGTACGTCGGGATTTCGTCCTACGAACCCGGGCTGACGCGACAGGCGGCGAAGATCCTCGCCGACGAAAAGGTGCCGCTGTTCATCCATCAACCGAGCTATTCGATCCTCAACCGCTGGATCGAGCGGGAATTGCTTGCCACGCTGGAGGAGCTTGGCACCGGCTGCATCGCCTTCTCGCCGCTGGCGCAGGGGATGCTGACGAACAAGTATCTGGGTGGCGTTCCCGAAGATGCCCGCGCCAGCCGCGGTGGATCGCTGTCGCAGACCTTGCTGACCGAGCAGAATCTGGCGGCCATCCGCGCGTTGAACGACATCGCGGGCGCGCGCGGGCAGACGCTGGCGCAGATGGCGATCGCCTGGGTGCTGCGCGATCCGCGCGTCACTTCGGCATTGATCGGCGCGCGTACGGTCGAGCAGCTCGATGACTCGCTCGATGCGGTCAAGGCGCTGGACTTCGCCGCGGACGAACTCGCCGCGATCGACAAGGCGGCCGATGACGGTGGGCTCAATCTCTGGGCGGAATCGTCCGACATCGACACTCTCCCCGCAGCGCAGGGCGTGCCGGCGGCTCGGTACACAGGCTGA
- the uvsE gene encoding UV DNA damage repair endonuclease UvsE: protein MTDPDRPLRLGFPVKVMGRPDLKSQDTRRWQKNPHLKCSLELLDAVLDYLKSEKLDMYRLSSDIAPYATHPDMPQFHSMVADSDAELRAFGAKAKAYDMRLSFHPSQYVLLNSPNPELTRKSIWDLSSQAEMLDRMALDDEAVMITHVGGVYDDHEASRARWIEGWEQCPEHVRQRLVLENDDIRFSAADVLWIHERTGVRLIFDYQHMWCLNPERLDMRETLERFLATWPAGVRPKIHFSSPRTELREIKQKITPKARAAAQAGTAKAKKGEVLKAPVKASARVKTVLRPPVWTGHADFTNPFEFATFMRMAEGLVFDVMMEGKSKDLSLLRLRPDLLRFAPDVAARFGITEEDAATLAADEARLERGVGAEAEPDVDEGELTGAAQVDGDQLERA from the coding sequence ATGACCGATCCCGATCGTCCGCTTCGTCTCGGCTTTCCCGTCAAGGTGATGGGCCGACCCGATCTCAAGAGCCAGGACACGCGGCGCTGGCAGAAGAACCCGCATCTGAAATGCTCGCTCGAACTGCTCGACGCGGTGCTCGACTACCTCAAGTCCGAGAAGCTGGACATGTACCGGCTGTCGTCGGACATCGCGCCCTACGCCACGCATCCCGACATGCCGCAATTCCACTCGATGGTCGCGGACAGCGATGCGGAGCTTCGCGCGTTCGGCGCGAAGGCCAAGGCGTATGACATGCGCCTGTCGTTTCACCCGTCGCAATATGTCCTGCTCAACTCGCCAAACCCCGAGCTGACCAGGAAGAGCATCTGGGACCTGTCGAGTCAGGCCGAGATGCTCGATCGGATGGCGCTGGACGACGAAGCCGTGATGATCACGCATGTCGGTGGCGTGTACGACGATCATGAGGCGAGCCGCGCGCGCTGGATAGAAGGATGGGAGCAATGCCCCGAGCACGTTCGGCAGCGACTGGTGCTCGAGAATGACGACATCCGCTTCTCGGCCGCCGATGTGCTGTGGATCCACGAACGCACCGGCGTGCGATTGATCTTCGACTACCAGCACATGTGGTGTCTGAACCCCGAGCGGCTGGACATGCGCGAGACGCTGGAACGCTTCCTCGCCACCTGGCCGGCGGGTGTGCGACCGAAGATCCATTTCTCCTCGCCGCGCACCGAGCTGCGTGAGATCAAGCAGAAGATCACGCCCAAGGCGCGCGCGGCGGCACAGGCGGGGACGGCAAAGGCGAAGAAGGGCGAGGTGCTGAAGGCGCCGGTCAAGGCCAGCGCGCGCGTCAAGACCGTGCTGCGACCGCCGGTGTGGACCGGACATGCCGACTTCACCAATCCGTTCGAGTTCGCGACGTTCATGCGGATGGCCGAGGGATTGGTGTTCGACGTGATGATGGAGGGCAAGTCCAAGGATCTCAGCCTGCTGCGGCTGCGCCCGGACCTGTTGCGCTTCGCACCCGATGTTGCCGCGCGCTTCGGGATCACCGAGGAGGATGCCGCGACGCTCGCCGCGGACGAAGCGCGGCTGGAGCGCGGTGTCGGTGCGGAGGCGGAGCCCGACGTCGACGAGGGCGAGCTGACCGGGGCCGCGCAAGTTGATGGGGATCAACTAGAAAGAGCATGA
- a CDS encoding glycosyltransferase codes for MSDAAGARDAPPAMAICVPARNEAARLPRLFEALERLAVPAGTTVHVCVLLDTCTDRSAEVAMAYAGRASHRVHVASVGGSAANAGIARHAAMTLGIAAVPRGGDILLSTDADSWPGTDWLLATVAALDAADLVAGDVQRRAGPQDRAQDRIERYYARLYALRRRIDPLGWEACATHHHASGANMAMRVDTYKALGGFAPVASGEDARLLDDASRAGLRVRRDAASIVHTSARRHGRAVGGLATALQMLDRTGCDGVRVTDPDDQLWQYRHHVLARRAFAASDLSLLVAPLRLSLDHLRGVARDCPNAEAFAMRVVPEAPAGMRQVSLATAERTLAALIDGTIPAQAA; via the coding sequence TTGAGCGACGCGGCGGGGGCGCGCGACGCTCCGCCCGCAATGGCGATCTGCGTTCCGGCGCGAAACGAGGCGGCGCGGCTGCCGCGGTTGTTCGAGGCGCTGGAGCGGCTTGCCGTCCCTGCCGGCACGACGGTGCATGTCTGCGTGCTGCTCGACACATGTACCGATCGGAGCGCCGAGGTCGCCATGGCCTATGCCGGACGCGCTAGTCACCGGGTTCACGTCGCCAGCGTCGGCGGGTCGGCCGCCAACGCCGGGATCGCGCGCCACGCCGCAATGACGCTCGGCATCGCAGCAGTGCCACGCGGCGGCGATATCCTGCTCAGCACCGATGCCGATAGCTGGCCCGGCACCGACTGGCTGCTCGCGACGGTCGCCGCGCTCGATGCGGCCGATCTGGTCGCGGGTGACGTCCAGCGCCGCGCCGGTCCCCAGGATCGCGCGCAGGATCGCATCGAGCGTTATTACGCGCGCCTCTATGCGCTGCGTCGCCGGATCGACCCGCTCGGCTGGGAGGCGTGCGCGACGCATCATCACGCCAGCGGCGCCAACATGGCGATGCGCGTCGACACCTATAAGGCGCTGGGCGGATTCGCGCCGGTGGCGAGCGGCGAGGATGCGCGGCTGCTGGACGATGCGTCGCGGGCCGGGCTGCGCGTGCGTCGCGATGCCGCCAGCATCGTCCATACGTCGGCGCGGCGGCATGGGCGCGCCGTCGGCGGTCTGGCGACCGCGCTCCAGATGCTCGATCGCACCGGGTGCGACGGCGTGCGCGTCACCGATCCGGACGACCAGCTTTGGCAGTATCGGCACCACGTGCTGGCCCGCCGCGCGTTTGCCGCCAGCGATCTCTCGCTGCTCGTCGCGCCACTCCGACTGAGTCTCGACCATCTGCGCGGCGTCGCCCGCGACTGCCCGAATGCGGAGGCGTTCGCGATGCGCGTGGTGCCCGAGGCGCCCGCGGGAATGCGGCAGGTTTCGCTCGCGACCGCCGAGCGCACGCTCGCCGCGCTGATCGACGGCACGATCCCGGCGCAGGCAGCGTGA
- a CDS encoding PIG-L deacetylase family protein yields the protein MRFDPGRARALLVVAPHPDDEAIAAHGLIARLARRGVRVAILVVSDGAASHPASKAWPRQRLIRERQRETRRAMRRAGVPASAIAFLGLPDGRLGAHAADIRRSITRAVRALPTPSLALVPSPADAHPDHRVVAAAAVRQPNVQWWRYPVWPAGQQLRGARILALSAQERLAKRHAIRSYRTQAGRITDDPGGFAMTAQQIAAFSRPQEVFARAAGR from the coding sequence GTGAGGTTCGATCCCGGCCGCGCACGCGCACTCTTGGTGGTCGCGCCGCATCCCGATGACGAGGCGATCGCGGCGCATGGCCTGATCGCGCGGCTCGCCCGGCGCGGCGTGCGCGTCGCGATCCTCGTCGTCAGCGATGGTGCGGCATCGCACCCCGCGAGCAAGGCGTGGCCGCGCCAGCGACTGATCCGCGAGCGCCAGCGCGAGACGCGCCGTGCGATGCGGCGGGCGGGCGTGCCGGCGAGCGCCATCGCCTTCCTCGGCCTGCCCGACGGACGGCTCGGTGCTCATGCCGCGGATATTCGTCGGAGCATCACGCGAGCCGTGCGGGCACTGCCGACGCCGTCGCTTGCGCTCGTCCCCTCCCCGGCCGATGCGCATCCCGACCACCGCGTGGTCGCGGCGGCGGCGGTGCGGCAGCCGAACGTGCAATGGTGGCGCTATCCGGTGTGGCCCGCGGGGCAGCAGCTGCGAGGCGCGCGCATCCTGGCGCTGTCCGCACAGGAACGTCTCGCCAAGCGTCACGCGATCCGCAGCTATCGCACGCAGGCCGGTCGGATCACCGACGACCCAGGTGGATTCGCGATGACCGCGCAGCAGATCGCCGCGTTCAGTCGCCCGCAGGAAGTGTTCGCGCGGGCGGCCGGACGGTGA
- a CDS encoding methyltransferase domain-containing protein, with translation MRPITLDAFERTFTNDPDPWRTFSDRDEAIKRAAILHAIGAGPHGRILELAAGNGSNSRALAARALRLDATEATIAGTRLVAAALRDGAPRARALRLAVPARLPRACYDAIVIAELLYYLSPRAMARTARDAARALRRGGTLVLAHHRIDFHDFTQHAAHLQRAFLQQTQQAWQVRTVRRTGRWVVLACTISGDLPRARAKSAAGTIG, from the coding sequence GTGAGGCCGATCACGCTCGACGCGTTCGAACGCACCTTCACGAACGATCCCGATCCGTGGCGGACCTTCTCCGACCGCGACGAGGCGATCAAGCGCGCCGCGATCCTGCACGCGATCGGCGCCGGCCCGCACGGCCGCATCCTCGAACTGGCCGCGGGCAATGGATCGAACAGCCGTGCGCTGGCGGCGCGCGCCTTGCGGCTCGATGCGACCGAGGCGACCATTGCGGGGACACGGCTGGTGGCAGCGGCGCTGCGCGACGGCGCTCCCCGTGCGCGCGCGCTTCGGCTCGCGGTGCCCGCACGGCTGCCCCGCGCGTGCTACGACGCGATCGTGATCGCCGAACTGCTCTATTATCTGTCGCCCCGCGCGATGGCACGCACCGCGCGCGACGCTGCACGGGCGCTGCGTCGCGGCGGAACGTTGGTGCTCGCCCATCATCGCATCGACTTTCACGACTTCACGCAACATGCCGCGCACCTGCAGCGCGCCTTCCTGCAGCAGACGCAGCAGGCGTGGCAGGTCAGGACGGTCCGCCGTACCGGACGTTGGGTGGTGCTTGCGTGCACGATCTCGGGCGATCTGCCGCGCGCTCGCGCGAAATCGGCCGCGGGAACAATCGGATGA